The following is a genomic window from Vitis vinifera cultivar Pinot Noir 40024 chromosome 6, ASM3070453v1.
aaGATTATGCAAATTAGTTTATTGAACTgattaaaaaaagatattttttcaagaaatttcaaaggagtttattaaaaacaaattctaattaatgattttaatttatttatttacaaaaacagtttcaatttattttcaattaatgatttgattcaatttcacttgtattcaattttcaagaaagttatttacactattaaaagaatttattaaaaataatatatataaaaagagaaaaaaaagaattttattttattaattaacaaagaaatgatttttatttacctttgttaggaaaagaatgattttttacaactttttttacaaaaatatttcaatttgattttgttcaaaaggaaataatttctttacaaagaaaatattttcaatccaattttatcaagaaaaatgatttcCACAACTTCAATTTGCAAAAATGACTTTTATTCtattcttatattaaaaaaaaattaaatcctctatttccaaaaattacttttaatcccatttcaattaaggaaaaagaattatttatttaaaaagcatgttttggacaattttattaaaaattcatttttgggacaactttaagtacaaaataatttttggacaatttttattaaacaaagacatttttggacaattattattaaaaacaatttttcaaatcctattaaaaacacttttttttttctaaaagtatttttctaaatttttattaataaaaaaactttcttttattaagaagaatattttaaaattattattttattaaaacatatttactgaattattcatcttattttaacaaaatttctgatttgttCGATAGTCAATtttgtacacactcaataaatatatacaaatgaatatttacaagaacgaataaaaataaaaccaaataaaagtgaaaaataaaatatgtaaccAAATAAGTTTACAACAAGCTTAATGTCTTCTTACAACTTTTCGAgtctcactttcttccatgaaattccaTGCTCCATACGTCATAAATTCATACCCAGCCAACAGAATTCCATGctcttattttaacaaaatttctgatttgttcgatattcaattttgtacacactcaataaatatatacaaatgaatatttacaagaacgaataaaaataaaaccaaataaaagtgaaaaataaaatatgtaaccAAATAAGTTTACAACAAGCTTAATGTCTTCTTACAACTTTTCGAgtctcactttcttccatgaaattccaTGCTCCATACGTCATAAATTCATACCCAGCCAACAGAATTCCATGctcttattttaacaaaatttctgatttgttcgatattcaattttgtacacactcaataaatatatacaaatgaatatttacaagaacgaataaaaataaaaccaaataaaagtgaaaaataaaatatgtacctaaataagcttacaacaagttcaatgtcTTCTTACAACTTTTCGattctcactttcttccatgaaattccaTGCTCCACACGCCATAAATTTGTACCCAGCCAACAGAATTGCAGGATAGGcccatgcaaaaaaacaaaaatagcacaaagtgtaaatatccaaaaatatgtggagtccaaaataattattcaaacccaaattcaaacttcaaattagtccaataaatttcatcaattaaaaatggacctaaattaacaaatataacccaacaaaaatatcttacATATCATAGACTTAATATAAAGTTTCTAAATTAATAGtcaaaatataaactcaattaatcaaacccaaaatatgataaattaaaataaatctcattaagcctaaatttaatatcccataattcaagcccaatttaatatgcaaacctaAATCCATAACCAAAATCAAtctaatttaatatgcaaactcacatccaacaaattaaatattaattcaccaaagtttaaaatatgacaaatcaaaataaattaaattaggcctaaatttaatatttcatactTCAATCTTGATTTAATACACAAACATAAATTCATAactaaaaccaaacaaaatttaatatgtaaagtccacatgtaataaaaaaaaaaagtcaataaatttaattaagccCAACTAGATATCCAGTATGCATGTCTAAATCTTAAAGCCCAAACATATGActcacaaatataaaataaatgcatGAGCTCATACCGAAACCTCAAAGCCCAAACATAAGACCCATTAACCGACACAAGACCAATTTCAACAAAAATTACTGTTAAAatcaaggggaaaaaaaaacttacacaattttaaattttggaaagatgagaaagtgagagaaagttGAGGAAATTAAAGAAtgagagaggaaagaggagggAGTAGTCGGGTAGTGGCTCGTTGGTGGTGGGAGGGATTGATGGGTATtttttaggaaataaaaaataaaaaaaaggaaaaaggaaaaaggaaaaaaaatggaaggaggGAAATGAGGGGGACGTGTGGCAATGTAGTATGtggaggaagaagaggaagtggagagagagaaaaatggaataaaaaatgtatatatataaatatgggATCGACTGGAAGTGGCTGTGGAGTGTGGGTGTTGGAGGGAGGAAGAAGGATGGGGAAGGGCAAAATAAATGGGGGCCGACCAACAGATGGGGGAAAAAAGAAGCAAGAGATGAGATGGTGGTGGTATTGGGAATGGGGAGGTatgggaggagagagaaagagaggtgGGGTGGGTGGGGGAGAgaaaggagagaggagagagaaaataataataataataaaataaaataatatataaaatattaaaaactaaaaattaaatgatgagtgagtaaaaaatattatatgtaatcgagatttaaaatctaaggataaaattgagttcaaaattaatgtagaaataaaattgaggcaaattttgaggtttttagttatatatctatataaaaatataaatagtcaattaagaagatgaaaaaaaaaatgaaggtaaaTTGCCACCTTTGGTCATGGCAATTGGttttaatagttttattttatttattttattttttatgcacAGGCAAGTAAATtggataatttattatttttttaattttaatcaagaACTTTTGGAAGGtcttccaattattttttattaaaagggaGCACAATATTAGGATTGTTAGActgatcttttattttattttattttttaattcagaGCATGTAGACTCATGATGACAGGGAACACGATTGTGTTTACTCCCATTTTGAAAAACCTCTTTCCCCaattttataaaactaaaaaaaaaaaagtgaaatatttAGATTAGAAAAGGTAGAAGTTTGATGTAgtacatacatttttttttagtgtcacACTTATCTAAAAGTCATATGAGATCTAAATAAGAAAAAGCAGGGGCAAGACTAGAAAAGTCAAGTGAAGGAAACCAATATAGTTCGTGGTGCAACTCTTCGCACCACGGACGCGTGGATCATCCTTATTGTTGTTGTGATGGTTCATGGCACCACCTCCACCGTGACCACCCTCACTATGACCGCCGCCGCCGTGGCCTCCAACACCGTGACCACCAACATGGACTTCTGGTCTAACTATTCTCTCTTCTCCAAATCCTATTTTATTCAAACCATTCTCCACTACACCTCTTTTTCTAACATTTTGCCCGCCCTTGGAGActgaaagaataaaaacaagTCAAAAATATACATTGAGTTTGGATGCagaatgatatttattttttgattgactactttttgttttttaactaaGGTGctcatgaaattaaaaaaaaaaaaaaaaaaaagaaaaataaataaataacactagagcaaatacaaatattttttctatattacAAACAGATTAAAAGTGGAaagattaaaattttccaaatattttggtcacattattttctttaaacagGTGTTTAAAATAGTTCTCTAAAACAAGTACAACTTAATTatgattgaatttattaataagagaatataaaatattctatGGCCTGAGTTTTAATTGAAGCATAATAGTACATAATAATGTAAATTCATTCTTATAAATATACTACTAAAATGATACGtaattaaaagataataaatatcattttattttatagaaaacatagtataaaacatatatttatattgtgTTAATCTTGAaactaaaatcattttcatcaaattatttttttaaaaatgaatgtaATTACTCACttgcaaattttattaaaataattatttcttcgGGTAGAAGTTATTgatatatttagttattatatatttatttagtttactatatatttatatatttagttattatatctcttctttatttataataattattattttttaaagtaagggtaaattagttttattttttttattaggtttatttaaGTTCTAATGATGTTGTATCTATTTTTAAGGGAATTCATAATAAGAAATCCTAGATTTTCTTatctcttttaatatttttttggatttcaacatggtatcagagctaaaTTGATCTTTAATAGGACTTTTGATTTGTGATCTCATGGAAGAGAGTTTAATCTCATACACTACTTTCACGGATCTGTTTGATcatgaaattctttttttttttttttttttgtcgtgTTTGACCATGGGATATCGTAGTAGGTGATTGtatcattcttttcttgtttgatcttaatatttgatttcgtattcattttctttgattcGTATTTACTTTCATTTGTTTGGtagttatttgttatttatttgtcaTGGCTGGTGAATGAGTTGATTTCCTTCAATTTATTAGTGTGAGATTGGATGAAAAAATTATTCGTATTAGAGTTATGTgatgaaaaattttctaaaggGAAAAAAGTTGTGGGGTTATATTATTGACACTCTACACAAacttatgaataaaaataatgaaaaatatgtagaACAATTAAATGTTTAGGAAGTGAGCAAGTTGAAAATTATCACTTGGATCAACAACTCCATTGATAATTCGATAGACATACAGCTGGTGAAatataaaactacaaaaaaGATATGGGAACATTTGAAAAGATTGTATACACAATCTAATTTTGCATTTCCCTTatttgtttgttggatatgaatccaaattttgtctatttattatatatgaatccaaattctaTCTATCTTTATTTGTTGGATATGAATGCAAATTTTGTATGTCTTTGTCTAttggatatgaatccaaattctatttgtctctttttcttttatggtttTGTGTCTTCTTatgtttcttttccttgatCTCTCTTTCCTTCATAGTTTTATGCCGAATTTTATCTCTCATTCCTTGATGGTTTGACAGTCGGTTTAGACGGTTCAATGACAGTTTGGTCTAattcgatttttaaaacattaccTATGACTTCTTTTTGTCATgatcaaattttcttataattagactttaaaaatataattgagacAAAATATTAAATGTTATATATTTACACTTgactaaacaattttttttaaattaatattattcattatagtgaataataaaattgtgcatttattaatatcattacaGTCATAATGAAAGTATTTATAAAAACtgttacaataaaataataaagggagaattatgttttgggggtagatggaccccaaattaataaaagtttcatgtaactcttcaaattgagcccaagacccaatgaaagtatgaaaattgagttgaaggatatcatccttcagtaataggagaattatgttttgggggtagatggacccccaaattaacaaaaggtccatataactcttcaaattgagttgaaggatatgaaatagtaacggacaaatataccctttaagaatacatataaaatattttataaaattaagttaaataattttttttcaataattttttttcaaaaatactaaattaaataaaagtagttttcaaaaatattaaattaaataattttttttcaaaaatattaaattaaatatttttttaaaatattaaattaaatgaatttatttttaaaaaatattaaattacataaaagtatttttaaaaaatattaaattaaatcaaaaatattaaattaaataaaagtatttttcaaaaatattaattttttttctcaaaatcaacaaaggacatttttggaaatactgaaggatgatatctttcaactcaatttccatactttcattgggtattgggctcaatttgaagagttacatggaccttttattaatttgggggcccatctacccccaaaataTAATTCTCCCAATAATAAAAACATGCTATACAAGTAAAATTGAATGATATGATAGGAATATTGTAGGAAGCAATAAGTGAATATGTGAGAATATATATGAACCGTTGTTGTGtaataaagaaacaaataacGGTTAATATGGTGAGGTTATTTTAGGAATATAGGAATTAAAATTGTCACGTATTAAtgaatcaaggaaaaaaaaaagggaaaaggcaAAAATATAGGAATTAAAGAATGCGATTAGTACATACCCGAGACCAGAGAATTTCGTGAAGGACTCTGTAAAGGATTCTGCGAAGGATTTGAAGATGAcggaaagaagaagagaagcagaagaaaccatcccaaccttctCATTCCCATTTCACTCCTTTCTTTGGTTGCCTCGAGTGAAAGCTTCTCCACctccatttttatttcatattctttCACTACTGGAAAGGGAATTTGGTTTCCAAgaaggtttttaatttttttttttttgggcagttttgggatattttttAATACCCAACTCAATGGTATTCTAAAGAAATGGTATCGAATTTCTAACCTTTatagaaagaaggaaaagaaaccaCACACATAGGTGGAGATTCTCTCATGGCAAGATATTTCATCTTGTATAAAAGTTAAAGTTAGATATGCCTTGGGCCTCTTAAACAAAGTGATGTTCAGAATAGTGCGATGGTGTTCAGATAAACTTGTTTGGAAGTGTTGGCCTTTAAATAAAGAAGCAAGTAAAATTCCAAAACCATCCTCACCTTCAACCTTATTCCAATCCCACCTAAAATTAAAGAATCACAGAGGGGGAAGCTGCAATGGCGTGAAGGGAAGAAAAAGATGAGGGAATAGGTGAGGACTGGGTTGATGTGGTATGAGGTTGAAGTTGATGGTAGATTATATACATGCAATTTgattatagaaaaaagaaaattaggatatgaaaagaaaagaagggttGTCCATAGAATCGCCAAGTATCTATTTTCACTTTCatcttttgttgaaaaccacGCATTGGAGACTTAAAACATAGTGATGGATCCTTTACTCGTTTATGATGCTTTTATGGGCTTATAAAAATAGAGTAAGAAAATATCGTAAGTTGCTTGATTCAGTAACATCATAGCTCGTAATTAGAAGTCTCAATCACACACTTTAAAAGCATATTGCAGATATAACGTTATTACAattctatttcattttctaGCAAGTGGATTTTCCTAGTACATCATGGCGGAAGATAAAAATCTTTACTCTTTCACGAAATGCTTGAGTCCTCAAAAATAGTCACTAGAACATATTCTGTAAAAGACtcttatgtcattttatttagTCAAATTATATTGCTTGtaaaagaaacatttgaaaGAGCTCATATGTTGGATGATAATAATAGAGATCTCTTAAGGTAATCGAGGATGACTTAGCCAATTATTTTGTTAGTGCATTAGTTTGATTAAATtaagttgataattttattttagtcaTCCTAATTTAgggaattttatattttcttgtaACTTACATTCCATTAAAAACTCAAAGTTGTGGTAAAATCACCTAGGAATAGCATAGGTAACTATAAATGGTTATGAAAATGGTAATAATTTTTACAAGTGGTATAGACTTTAGGAAATTAAGAAATTATGCATTGatgcaataaaaaaattggattttaagatTGAGAACTCAAGTTCTGTATGAGAGCGCTTAAGTGCTTCCTAGAGGTGCTCAAGTGTCCAAATCATGAACAACCTAATTTCAATTTGCAAGTTTTAACttgtatatattttgataaacttgtttaagaaaattaagattttgGAAATAAGTCCAAGTTCAATAGGTTTTCAccccatatatatatagcttcTTCTTGATACACAAATAGCTTAAAAGTTATTTCACTTTGCATCACCCAAAACTCACAAAACAAGTTCGGTGTCATTTGTGGGTTTATGAGAAAGAATTGTATCTAGTCAAGGTGTTGAGGAGTTCACTAAGGAGTACAATGGTGTATGTCCCAAGGAGTAGCAACCATGGGATAAATCAATTCACctaattaatcaaattaatgATTATTTATGGTCTCTAACCTCGTGGTTCTTTATATTTGCAAAGTCCTTGGGAGGTTTTGTGAAGTTTTCTTAGGCATATTTATGATCatcttaggtcacttagacacacCCTAACACACTTAAACCCACTTTAGGCACACCTTAAGCCATCTAGGCCCACATAGACACATTTAGGCACACCTTGACCCATCTAGGCATGCCTAGGCTGATTTAGGCATACTTAGACCCACTTAGATATAccttggcccatttagatacatcTAAGCTCACCTGTCCCACTTAAGTCACCTTTAGTTAGTGGCTTGCATGGCTTGCAAGGTCACATGACTTACATAGTTCGCATGATttgcatttttaacacttaCATATACttgattttacttatttatttatctattttattttatttatttatttagttatttatgtattattatttgtttatttttatttatttattttcaaaaaattgcatGTGATTGGTGATGttatccttattattattattattattattattattattattattattattattaaatttgcatgaattaatacttagatttttcttatatatgcatttatcaatattttctattttccttttccaaattggtgtgattttttacttttattattattatttattataaggtttttaacttgtatctctattttttttttctttttcatagaaATTCGATAACTctccaaaaaggaagataagGGCTGGCACCTTTTCAAAAGAAGGACACGTTCACGCACATTGGAGAGATCTTGAACACGCACAGTCCACATTCCTAAAGGAATTCTCCACAGGTGTCATTGAGAAAGGATAACACAGTGCAACTAGGAGAGGATTCCCATAATAATACATAGCCACAGATGAGAATAGGAGGCTACTTTCCAAAGAGAAAAAGGATGATTCTCTCCAAGGGACATCACAACTGCATCTTTGAAAATTCTCTCCAAGGAAGCACATCCCAGAGAATATGAAAAGAAGATTAGATGGGATTTTGGAAAGTTGCAACTTGGTTGATATGTGGACTGAATGCATTGGGAGAGCATCACGCAAAGGGGAAATGCTTGATTCTTTGGAGGCACGATTACTAAAAGAAAGTCACCACGCACTCATGGGAGGGATCAGGACATGATCTGCACCTTTTGGGGATCTTTAGGACAACACTGAtctggggggggggggggggggcggctGCCATACCAGAATTTTAAAAGGGGCATGCTCCACTTAGGATATAGAGGGGATGATGCCCAGATTTTCTCAAAGAAAAAGCGGGCTGCCTCTCAGAATATGGCGGCCGCAGAGTCCAACGCATCTCCACGTGGGCTGCAAGTTTGAGGGGAAACAACCAGCatcaacacaaaatatctccgcATGATGCGCCATAAGATGAAAGATAGGTTGCACCATTAAAGAATGTAAGTGGTAGCTGCATCTTTGAATGACCACATATGTACAGCTTGGAGACATTGCCACTTTGCCACAGTCCGTGCACCCATTCGAAAGGTGAGTTTCTTTGTtcattagttttgatttttttttttttaattagtttattagttttttattttttaattaagttgaaTGTTAGATTTTGGTTATGTTTCATTATCTTAATATtgtaaatattcttttttttttttttggataatttaCTTTCTAagtctttaaaatttttgttgattaatttatttg
Proteins encoded in this region:
- the LOC104879732 gene encoding uncharacterized protein LOC104879732, producing the protein MEVEKLSLEATKERSEMGMRRLGWFLLLLFFFPSSSNPSQNPLQSPSRNSLVSVSKGGQNVRKRGVVENGLNKIGFGEERIVRPEVHVGGHGVGGHGGGGHSEGGHGGGGAMNHHNNNKDDPRVRGAKSCTTNYIGFLHLTFLVLPLLFLI